A stretch of the Papaver somniferum cultivar HN1 chromosome 6, ASM357369v1, whole genome shotgun sequence genome encodes the following:
- the LOC113290100 gene encoding CBL-interacting serine/threonine-protein kinase 23-like, translating into MSSGSGRGSRTTRVGKYELGRTVGEGTFAKVKFAKNVETGENVAIKILDKEKVLKHKMIGQIKREISTMKLVRHPNVVRLFEVMASKTKVYIVLEFITGGELFDKIAKQGRLKEDEARKYFQQLTHAVDYCHSRGVFHRDLKPENLLLDGNGDLKVSDFGLSALPQQLREDGLLHTTCGTPNYVAPEVINNKGYDGAKADFWSCGVILFVLMTGYLPFEESNLMELYKKIFKAEFSIPSWFSSGAKKLIKRILDPNPSTRITFPELLQNEWFKKGYKPPVFEQEEINLDDVDALFNEAAESRNLVVEKRDERPVTMNAFELISHSQGLNLSNLFDKQMGLVKRETRFTSKLPAKEILAKIEEAATPLGFDVKKNQYKMKLHGGKSGRKGPLSIATEVFEVAPSLYMVELRKAGGDTLEFHKFYKNISTGLDDIVWKSEGEAKKTETDVAGPSDNLKKSPIK; encoded by the exons ATGAGTAGTGGTAGTGGTAGAGGTAGTAGAACAACCAGAGTAGGGAAATACGAATTGGGAAGAACAGTTGGAGAAGGAACATTTGCGAAAGTCAAGTTTGCTAAAAACGTTGAGACTGGGGAAAATGTTGCTATTAAGATTCTTGATAAAGAAAAAGTTCTTAAGCATAAGATGATTGGTCAG ATTAAGCGCGAAATATCAACCATGAAATTGGTTAGACACCCGAATGTGGTTCGTTTGTTCGAG GTTATGGCTAGTAAGACAAAGGTGTACATTGTTCTGGAGTTTATCACAGGTGGTGAACTTTTTGACAAAATT GCTAAACAAGGTAGATTGAAGGAAGATGAAGCGAGGAAATACTTTCAGCAGCTAACACATGCTGTGGATTACTGCCATAGTAGAGGAGTTTTCCATAGAGATTTGAAG CCTGAGAATTTGCTGTTGGATGGTAATGGGGATCTTAAAGTCTCGGATTTTGGACTAAGTGCTCTGCCTCAGCAACTTCGA GAAGATGGATTACTTCACACGACCTGTGGGACACCAAATTATGTCGCTCCAGAG GTAATCAACAATAAAGGTTATGATGGAGCTAAGGCAGATTTCTGGTCATGTGGTGTAATCCTGTTTGTCCTCATGACAGGCTATCTTCCTTTCGAAGAATCAAACCTCATGGAATTATACAAAAAG ATCTTTAAGGCTGAATTTTCCATTCCTTCATGGTTTTCTTCCGGTGCAAAGAAATTAATCAAAAGGATCCTTGACCCAAATCCTTCAACA AGAATTACTTTCCCGGAGTTATTACAAAACGAATGGTTTAAGAAAGGATACAAGCCACCAGTCTTTGAACAAGAAGAGATTAATCTTGACGATGTCGATGCTCTTTTTAATGAAGCTGCG GAAAGCAGAAATCTTGTTGTAGAAAAGAGGGATGAAAGACCAGTTACCATGAATGCCTTTGAACTCATCTCTCATTCTCAGGGTCTCAATCTCAGCAATCTATTTGATAAGCAGATG GGACTTGTTAAAAGGGAAACTAGATTTACCTCCAAACTTCCGGCCAAAGAGATACTTGCTAAAATCGAAGAAGCTGCCACTCCTTTGGGATTTGATGTAAAAAAGAATCAGTACAAG ATGAAGCTTCATGGAGGTAAGAGTGGACGAAAAGGACCTTTGTCCATTGCAACAGAG GTTTTTGAGGTGGCTCCTTCATTGTACATGGTCGAGCTACGTAAAGCTGGTGGAGATACACTTGAATTTCACAAG TTTTACAAGAACATATCAACTGGTTTGGATGACATTGTGTGGAAATCCGAAGGGGAAGCCAAGAAAACAGAAACTG ATGTTGCTGGGCCATCTGATAATTTAAAGAAAAGTCCAATCAAGTAA